In one window of Henckelia pumila isolate YLH828 chromosome 1, ASM3356847v2, whole genome shotgun sequence DNA:
- the LOC140894653 gene encoding RNA-binding NOB1-like protein: protein MEAPPQPTAPPCWSNILKMQPEKPKQSHKFDIESAYANNQQTGVLVGSCKSSKGIAVAVVDANAIIRGEERLSHAADRFVSVADVIDEIRDPSSRHFLNFLPFTVDTLEPSPESLKKVINFARATGDLQTLSDVDLKLIALTYTLEVQIHGTHHLRDSPPPIQTVNVKRLPEKDLPGWGSNVPNIEEWEALEHVFDSVSNVDSKILPVKDLNLGLNSADQHSIENVASRDDGVSHFGSQEVGDDGVRKPRRYFPPKKIEVKIEGKKMVADGIDASQGQFDDNSSDWLPAVSRSTRRRFLRRKARREMNNIMPEVSDSLDTSNNVENENLYDSECPELLMDESCEQGTDCNSEDVKVRNKNNEDEDISTDFNKMKLEEEPLTSFQDGHELNSPSEGVGSKSINLTDGAQEDASIIDEELQNLEIRSQISEMADTSHMDDISSEQSWTLRSLSESSVACITSDFAMQNVLLQMGLRLLAPGGIQIRELHRWVLKCHACFKVTTDIGRIFCPKCGNGGTLRKVAVTVNENGIVLAGRRPRVSLRGTKFSIPLPQGGRDAVTKNPILREDQLPQKFLHPKIKKKNKQDDDFIVPDDVFRHHTDKKAPLQPPVRKALAVFGGKRNPNDNHFSRPKC, encoded by the exons ATGGAGGCACCACCGCAGCCCACTGCTCCGCCGTGTTGGAGCAACATCCTGAAGATGCAACCAGAAAAACCAAAGCAGAGTCACAAGTTTGACATCGAATCTGCCTACGCGAATAACCAACAGACCGGCGTTTTGGTTGGCAGCTGCAAGTCGTCGAAGGGCATAGCAGTGGCGGTGGTCGATGCCAATGCCATAATCCGGGGTGAAGAGCGGCTTTCTCACGCGGCTGACCGCTTCGTTTCAGTCGCTGACGTGATTGATGAAATCCGCGACCCCTCCTCCCGCCACTTTCTAAACTTCTTACCCTTCACTGTTGATACTCTGGAACCCTCCCCTGAATCCCTTAAGAAAG TGATCAACTTTGCCAGAGCAACAGGTGACTTACAAACCCTTTCAGATGTGGATCTTAAGCTCATTGCTTTAACTTATACGTTAGAGGTACAAATACATGGGACTCATCATCTCAGAGACAGCCCTCCTCCTATTCAAACAGTCAATGTCAAAAGGCTTCCAGAGAAAGACTTACCTGGATGGGGTTCTAATGTCCCTAATATTGAGGAGTGGGAAGCTCTGGAGCATGTGTTTGACAGCGTGTCAAATGTCGATTCTAAAATTTTACCCGTCAAAGATTTGAACCTTGGGCTAAACTCTGCTGATCAGCACAGTATAGAAAATGTTGCAAGTCGAGATGACGGTGTGTCACACTTTGGGAGTCAGGAAGTTGGCGATGATGGCGTTAGGAAACCTAGGAGATACTTTCCTCCGAAGAAGATCGAAGTAAAAATTGAAGGGAAAAAGATGGTGGCTGATGGTATTGATGCATCACAGGGACAATTTGATGATAATTCTAGCGATTGGCTACCCGCCGTGAGCCGAAGCACTCGCAGAAGATTTCTCAGGAGGAAAGCCAGACGGGAAATGAACAACATAATGCCTGAAGTTAGTGATTCACTGGACACATCCAATAATGTGGAAAATGAGAACCTTTATGATTCTGAATGTCCAGAGCTGCTGATGGACGAAAGTTGTGAGCAAGGGACAGATTGTAATTCTGAAGATGTTAAGGTCCGCAACAAGAACAATGAAGATGAAGACATCTCTACAGATTTTAATAAGATGAAACTGGAAGAAGAACCTTTGACATCTTTTCAGGATGGTCACGAGCTGAACAGTCCTAGTGAGGGTGTTGGGTCCAAGAGTATTAATCTGACAGATGGTGCACAAGAAGATGCTTCTATCATTGATGAAGAACTGCAGAACTTGGAGATAAGAAGCCAGATTAGTGAAATGGCTGATACATCACATATGGATGATATAAGCAGCGAACAGAGCTGGACTCTTAGATCATTGTCAGAATCCAGTGTAGCTTGTATAACTAGTGACTTTGCTATGCAAAATGTGCTTTTACAGATGGGTCTACGGCTTCTGGCACCTGGTGGGATACAAATCCGCGAGCTTCACAG GTGGGTTCTGAAATGCCATGCTTGTTTTAAGGTGACCACTGACATTGGCAGAATTTTCTGTCCAAAATGTGGCAATGGTGGCACACTACGTAAAGTAGCTGTGACAGTTAATGAAAATGGTATTGTGTTGGCTGGCCGGCGACCTCGCGTATCCTTGCGTGGAACAAAG TTCTCGATACCATTACCCCAAGGTGGTCGGGATGCAGTTACAAAGAACCCCATTTTACGTGAGGATCAGTTACCTCAGAAGTTTTTGCACCcgaaaataaagaagaaaaatAAGCAG GATGATGACTTCATCGTGCCAGATGATGTCTTCCGCCATCACACAGATAAGAAAGCTCCTCTCCAGCCTCCGGTGAGGAAAGCGCTGGCCGTCTTCGGCGGAAAGAGGAATCCAAATGACAATCATTTTTCACGCCCAAAATGTTAA
- the LOC140882667 gene encoding probable LRR receptor-like serine/threonine-protein kinase At1g63430, producing the protein MEYFTSCRVLLLSLGIFLARCVTAFPNNEVEALTSFKRAIIEDPMLILSNWNSLDSDPCDWSCISCSMAGDHVIKINISGASLKGFVAPELYQLSALQELILHENSLIGTIPKEIGSLKELKVLDFSSNQLTGTIPPEIGSLTAVVKINLGSNGLTGKIPSELGNLKYLEELRLDRNKLLGSIPASNGSASSSNMRGMYALNSNPVGLCGSSQLKVADFSYNFLIGSIPKCLEYLPRSGFRGNCLQDKGSKQRPAAQCGGTLASKSRPRLNTTHMPAEARIKHIANASKPVWLLVLEIVTGVMVGLLFVMALLAAIQKWKSKPSIIMPWKKSSSTKEYMTIYIDSDSLKDLPRYSRQELEVACEDFSNIIGSSPDSVVYKGTMKGGSEIAVISLCIKEENWAGYLELYFQKEVADLARLNHENVGKLLGYCRESSPFTRMLVFEYASNGTLYEHLHYGEGCQFSWTRRMKIIIGIARGLKYLHTELNPPFTLSELNSGSIYLTDEFSPKLVDFECWKTILSRSEKSSGSISNEGAVCILPNSLERRCLDTQGNIYAFGILLLELVSGRPPYCKDKGCLVDWAKEFLESSDVMPYVVDPDLKHFSSDDLKVLCEVANLCIRPNSSIRTSMQDLCTMLETGIDTSISAELKVSSLAWAELALS; encoded by the exons ATGGAATATTTTACTTCATGTCGAGTTCTTTTGCTGAGTTTAGGGATCTTTCTTGCTCGTTGTGTTACTGCATTTCCAAATAATGAAG TTGAAGCCTTAACTTCCTTTAAGAGAGCTATTATCGAGGACCCAATGCTTattctgtcgaattggaattcTCTGGATTCAGATCCTTGTGATTGGTCTTGCATTTCTTGTTCTATGGCTGGAGATCATGTTATAAAGAT CAACATATCCGGGGCATCATTGAAGGGTTTTGTTGCTCCAGAACTGTACCAGCTCTCAGCTTTGCAAGAATT AATTCTGCATGAAAATTCGTTGATTGGTACAATACCGAAGGAAATCGGCAGTTTAAAAGAACTCAAGGTGTTGGATTTTAGTTCAAACCAGCTAACTGGAACAATTCCACCCGAGATTGGAAGTTTAACTGCCGTAGTGAAAAT AAACCTTGGCTCCAATGGATTGACTGGAAAAATACCTTCTGAATTAGGCAACTTGAAATACCTTGAGGAACTTCGACTTGATAGGAATAAGCTTCTGGGATCTATCCCTGCTAGTAATGGCTCAGCATCTTCATCTAATATGAGGGGAAT GTATGCTCTAAACAGCAACCCTGTGGGTTTGTGTGGTTCGTCCCAGCTAAAAGTGGCTGACTTTTCTTATAACTTTTTGATTGGAAGCATACCCAAATGCTTGGAATATCTTCCGAG ATCAGGCTTTCGGGGAAATTGCCTTCAAGATAAGGGTTCCAAACAGCGGCCTGCTGCACAATGTG GTGGAACTCTAGCTTCAAAATCCCGTCCAAGACTTAACACAACGCACATGCCTGCTGAAGCCAGAATAAAACATATAGCTAATGCATCAAAACCTGTGTGGCTCTTGGTTCTGGAAATAGTCACTGGGGTAATGGTCGGTTTACTCTTTGTCATGGCTCTTCTAGCTGCCATTCAGAAATGGAAGAGCAAACCTTCGATCATTATGCCCTGGAAGAAATCTTCAAGTACAAAGGAGTACATGACAATTTACATAG ATTCTGATAGCCTGAAAGATTTACCAAGATACAGCAGACAAGAACTCGAGGTAGCCTGTGAAGATTTCAGCAACATCATCGGATCGTCTCCGGATAGTGTGGTTTACAAAGGCACGATGAAAGGTGGATCTGAGATTGCTGTAATATCCCTTTGTATCAAAGAAGAGAATTGGGCCGGCTATCTTGAGCTTTATTTCCAGAAGGAG GTGGCTGATTTGGCAAGGTTAAATCATGAGAATGTTGGAAAACTTCTTGGATATTGTCGAGAAAGCAGTCCATTTACGAGGATGCTGGTGTTTGAATATGCATCGAATGGAACTCTTTATGAGCACCTTCATT ATGGAGAAGGATGCCAATTCTCTTGGACTAGACGAATGAAAATTATCATCGGCATTGCACGGGGGCTAAAGTATCTGCACACAGAACTCAATCCGCCATTTACTTTATCTGAATTAAACTCGGGTTCCATCTATCTGACGGATGAATTTTCTCCCAAG CTAGTTGATTTTGAGTGCTGGAAGACAATTCTATCGAGATCAGAGAAGAGCTCGGGCTCGATAAGTAACGAAGGTGCTGTTTGTATCCTTCCAAATTCTTTAGAAAGACGCTGTCTTGACACCCAGGGAAATATATATGCGTTTGGGATTCTTTTACTCGAACTTGTCAGTGGGAGACCGCCATACTGCAAAGATAAAGGGTGCTTAGTTGATTGG GCCAAAGAATTCTTGGAATCGTCTGATGTTATGCCTTATGTGGTCGACCCCGATCTGAAACATTTCAGTTCGGATGACTTGAAGGTGCTTTGTGAAGTGGCGAATCTATGCATCCGTCCCAATTCCAGCATCAGGACATCGATGCAAGATCTGTGCACGATGCTGGAAACCGGGATTGATACATCTATATCTGCAGAGCTCAAGGTGTCTTCTTTGGCTTGGGCTGAGCTCGCTCTTTCTTGA